From Chloracidobacterium sp. N, the proteins below share one genomic window:
- a CDS encoding DUF2281 domain-containing protein encodes MAFDEKVFQSVQKLPRSLQEELLSFIQYLLVKAEQQEKQEWGALSLSSAVRDMEDEPALYSTADIKVSFV; translated from the coding sequence ATGGCATTCGATGAAAAAGTTTTCCAATCCGTGCAAAAACTTCCCCGGTCACTCCAGGAAGAGTTGCTTAGCTTTATCCAGTATCTTCTCGTCAAGGCAGAGCAGCAGGAAAAGCAGGAGTGGGGAGCTTTGTCGTTATCTTCAGCCGTGCGGGATATGGAGGATGAGCCTGCGTTATACAGCACGGCAGACATCAAGGTAAGTTTTGTATGA
- a CDS encoding SDR family oxidoreductase → MVLDLFRLDGKVALVTGALSEIGTAIALALAEAGADVACHGSARAPEALCEQIRALGRRALAVTGDLYDRAFHRHIVATTLAHFGRIDILVNNASTIRRGAAVELSDEDWDFILSINLTTVFRLSQMVAKDMLERRSGKIINIASLLAFQGGWQAPAFAASKGGVVQLTKSLANEWASRGVNVNAISPGYLEVESTRPLREDPVRHRQITERIPAGRWGQPSDLAGAAVFLASAASDYVHGHVLVVDGGWMGR, encoded by the coding sequence GTGGTACTGGATTTGTTTCGTCTGGATGGGAAGGTCGCGCTGGTGACGGGTGCGCTTTCCGAGATTGGGACGGCCATTGCGCTGGCTCTGGCCGAAGCCGGCGCCGATGTTGCCTGTCATGGTTCAGCCCGTGCCCCGGAAGCCCTCTGTGAGCAGATTCGGGCGCTGGGCCGGCGGGCGCTGGCCGTGACGGGAGACCTCTACGACCGCGCCTTTCACCGTCATATCGTGGCCACGACCCTCGCGCATTTCGGGCGGATTGATATTCTGGTCAACAATGCCAGTACGATTCGCCGCGGCGCGGCCGTGGAGCTGAGCGACGAAGACTGGGACTTCATCCTGAGCATCAACCTGACGACCGTGTTCCGGCTGTCGCAGATGGTGGCCAAGGACATGCTCGAACGGCGGTCGGGCAAGATCATCAACATTGCGTCACTGCTGGCATTCCAGGGCGGCTGGCAGGCCCCGGCGTTTGCAGCCTCGAAAGGCGGCGTCGTGCAACTGACGAAATCCCTGGCCAACGAATGGGCTTCCCGGGGCGTCAACGTCAACGCCATTTCGCCGGGTTATCTGGAAGTCGAAAGCACCCGTCCGCTGCGGGAGGACCCCGTGCGTCACCGCCAGATCACGGAGCGCATTCCGGCCGGGCGGTGGGGGCAGCCGTCCGATCTGGCCGGCGCAGCGGTGTTTCTGGCCTCAGCGGCCAGTGATTACGTCCATGGCCACGTGCTCGTCGTGGATGGCGGCTGGATGGGGCGTTAG
- the proB gene encoding glutamate 5-kinase has translation MVQPSRHPVQDAAAARAALAAARRMVVKIGSNVLVEPGTGLVETVLRHLVGQCLTLRADGRTVVIVSSGAVACGMTHLRLHHLPLGRDLSFKQAAAAIGQPFLMRYYEQAFAPVPVAQVLLTYDDARDRERFLNARHTLRTLLTLGVVPIINENDTVATAEIKFGDNDFLSALVANIVDADLLVLLSDVDGLFDRDPKQHVEARRLSFVPEVTATTLGLASGGKSAFGTGGMQSKLTAAQTAARFGVTTVIVNGRASNILQRVMAGDDVGTLFPPAAAALGGRKRWIAALRPKGTLTLDAGAVHAVATQGKSVLPSGIIRVTGRFAAGDVVACCDEQGREIARGLTSYSADETETIRGLKSSEIAQRLGFRAHDEVIHRDDLVLTGER, from the coding sequence ATGGTGCAGCCTAGTCGTCACCCGGTACAGGATGCCGCTGCGGCCCGCGCCGCTCTGGCCGCAGCCCGGCGCATGGTTGTCAAAATCGGCAGCAACGTGCTCGTCGAGCCGGGAACAGGGCTGGTCGAAACCGTGCTCCGGCATCTCGTCGGGCAGTGTCTGACCCTGCGCGCAGACGGGCGCACGGTGGTCATTGTTTCCTCCGGGGCGGTCGCCTGCGGCATGACGCACCTGCGGTTGCATCACCTGCCGCTGGGCCGGGACCTGTCCTTCAAGCAGGCGGCAGCGGCCATCGGGCAGCCGTTTCTGATGCGCTACTACGAGCAGGCCTTTGCGCCCGTCCCGGTGGCGCAGGTACTGCTGACCTACGACGACGCCCGCGACCGGGAGCGGTTTCTCAATGCGCGGCACACGTTGCGAACGCTGCTGACGCTCGGCGTCGTGCCCATCATCAACGAAAACGACACCGTGGCCACGGCTGAAATCAAGTTCGGCGACAATGACTTCCTGAGCGCGCTGGTGGCCAACATCGTGGATGCCGACCTGCTCGTGCTGCTTTCGGATGTGGACGGGCTGTTTGACCGCGATCCCAAACAGCACGTGGAAGCCCGGCGGTTGAGCTTTGTCCCGGAAGTCACGGCCACGACCCTGGGGCTGGCTTCCGGCGGGAAGAGCGCCTTTGGCACGGGCGGCATGCAGTCCAAGCTCACGGCGGCTCAGACGGCGGCACGGTTTGGCGTCACGACGGTCATCGTCAACGGTCGGGCGTCAAACATCCTGCAGCGCGTCATGGCAGGTGATGACGTTGGGACGCTGTTCCCACCGGCGGCGGCGGCCCTCGGCGGCCGCAAGCGCTGGATTGCCGCCCTGCGCCCGAAAGGCACCCTGACGCTCGACGCCGGAGCCGTGCACGCTGTGGCAACGCAGGGTAAGAGCGTCCTGCCGTCGGGTATCATCCGGGTCACTGGACGGTTCGCCGCCGGGGATGTCGTGGCGTGCTGCGATGAGCAGGGGCGCGAAATCGCGCGTGGACTGACCAGCTACAGCGCCGATGAAACTGAAACCATCCGTGGACTGAAGTCCTCCGAGATTGCGCAGCGGCTTGGCTTCCGCGCGCACGACGAGGTGATCCACCGGGATGACCTCGTACTTACCGGCGAACGCTAA